One Diospyros lotus cultivar Yz01 chromosome 1, ASM1463336v1, whole genome shotgun sequence genomic window carries:
- the LOC127793561 gene encoding probable protein phosphatase 2C 25: MSCTVAISNSPVFSPSRVPSSLFCKSSSSPDKTLSLTLSPSSSSSSLSSSPSSPLRLRLQKPPSGLNRASIDAVVSASSPPSLLKRKRPARLDIPASSVGFSGGGAATPTTVGERRPVVEFDGDGDGYSVCCKRGRREAMEDRYSAVVNLQGDPKQAFFGIFDGHGGAKAAEFAAEKLDKNILHEVERRDEKEIEEAVKHGYLKTDSEFLREEFRGGSCCVTALIRNGNLVVSNAGDCRAVLSRGGTAEALTSDHRPSREDEKERIEATGGYVDCCHGVWRIQGSLAVSRGIGDRHLKQWVTAEPETKVLQMEPDFEFLILASDGLWDKVSNQEAVDIARPLCIGTHKPELLSACRRLTALSSSRGCMDDISVMLVLLGRL, translated from the exons ATGTCGTGTACCGTTGCGATCTCTAACTCCCCGGTGTTCTCACCGTCCAGGGttccctcttctctcttctgCAAATCCTCCTCCTCTCCCGACAAAACTCTATCCCTAACCCTGtctccttcctcctcctcctcttctctgTCGTCGTCTCCGTCTTCGCCGCTGAGACTCAGGCTCCAGAAGCCCCCCAGTGGCCTCAACCGAGCGTCCATCGATGCCGTGGTTTCGGCTTCGTCTCCGCCGTCGCTGCTAAAGAGGAAGCGGCCCGCGAGGCTCGATATTCCGGCCTCGTCTGTCGGATTCTCCGGTGGCGGTGCTGCTACTCCGACGACCGTGGGGGAGAGAAGGCCGGTGGTGGAGTTTGACGGCGATGGGGACGGGTACTCCGTGTGTTGCAAGAGGGGGAGGCGAGAGGCCATGGAGGATCGATATTCGGCTGTCGTCAATCTTCAAGGAGATCCCAAACAG GCTTTCTTTGGCATTTTTGATGGGCATGGAGGTGCAAAGGCTGCTGAATTTGCAGCAGAGAAATTGGATAAGAACATTTTACATGAAGTtgaaagaagagatgaaaaagaaatagaggagGCTGTTAAACATGGGTACTTGAAGACAGATTCTGAATTCCTGAGGGAAGAATTCCGTGGTGGATCATGCTGTGTCACAGCACTGATAAGGAATGGCAATCTCGTGGTGTCCAACGCTGGTGACTGCCGTGCCGTATTGAGCCGAGGAGGAACTGCCGAGGCCCTTACCTCCGATCACCGGCCTTCTAGAGAAGATGAGAAGGAAAGAATTGAGGCCACG GGTGGCTATGTGGATTGTTGCCATGGAGTGTGGAGAATTCAGGGATCCCTGGCTGTGTCCCGAGGAATTGGTGATCGACACCTAAAACAATGGGTAACAGCTGAGCCAGAAACAAAAGTGCTTCAAATGGAACCCGATTTTGAGTTCTTAATCCTTGCTTCTGATGGCTTGTGGGATAAG GTTAGTAATCAAGAAGCGGTAGATATTGCCCGGCCTCTGTGCATCGGCACCCACAAGCCAGAACTGCTCTCGGCTTGTAGGAGGCTCACAGCCCTCTCTTCCTCGCGAGGCTGCATGGACGACATTAGTGTGATGCTGGTTCTATTGGGACGCTTATAA